The following are encoded together in the Bradyrhizobium algeriense genome:
- a CDS encoding MBL fold metallo-hydrolase has translation MAKGFASTTDLAEKKITFSEIGTDLYAFTAEGDPNSAIIVGDDGCLVFDAQATPAMANKVIERVRTVTDKPIKYVVLSHYHAVRVLGASAYKAQGIVASAETHRLIEERGQQDWDSEYGRFPRLFQDAQSIPGLTWPTLTFEGEMSIYLGKREVRLMQLGAGHTSGDIVAWVPDAEVMFSGDLIEYHSACYCGDAHLREWPATLNEIRAFNPKAIAPGRGDALKGLSTGRDAIAMTRDFVTSLYGAAESSVAKGRTLKETMAATREVMDPKFSSFAIYEHCLPFNVSRAFDEASGIDDPVIWTDKRDQEMWAALQGGG, from the coding sequence ATGGCCAAAGGTTTCGCGTCCACCACGGATCTCGCCGAGAAGAAGATCACCTTCTCCGAAATCGGCACTGATCTTTACGCGTTCACCGCCGAGGGCGATCCGAACTCGGCGATCATTGTCGGCGATGACGGCTGCCTGGTGTTCGACGCGCAGGCGACGCCGGCGATGGCGAACAAGGTGATCGAGCGCGTTCGCACCGTTACCGACAAGCCGATCAAGTACGTCGTGCTGTCGCATTACCACGCCGTGCGCGTGCTCGGCGCTTCTGCCTACAAGGCGCAGGGAATCGTGGCGTCAGCAGAAACCCATCGGCTGATCGAGGAGCGCGGCCAGCAGGATTGGGATTCCGAATATGGCCGATTTCCTCGCCTGTTCCAGGATGCGCAGAGCATCCCCGGCCTGACCTGGCCGACGCTGACTTTTGAGGGCGAGATGTCGATCTATCTGGGCAAACGCGAGGTGCGTTTGATGCAGCTCGGCGCGGGGCATACCTCGGGCGACATCGTGGCCTGGGTGCCGGATGCGGAAGTGATGTTCTCGGGTGACCTCATCGAATACCACTCGGCCTGTTATTGCGGCGACGCGCATTTGCGCGAATGGCCGGCCACGCTGAATGAAATTCGCGCCTTCAATCCGAAGGCGATCGCGCCGGGCCGTGGCGATGCGCTCAAAGGTCTTTCGACCGGTCGCGACGCGATTGCGATGACGCGCGATTTTGTCACCTCGCTCTACGGCGCAGCAGAAAGCTCGGTCGCCAAGGGCCGCACGCTGAAGGAGACCATGGCCGCGACGCGCGAGGTGATGGACCCGAAATTCTCCAGCTTCGCCATTTATGAGCATTGCCTGCCGTTCAACGTCTCGCGCGCGTTCGACGAAGCATCGGGGATCGACGATCCCGTGATCTGGACCGACAAGCGCGATCAGGAAATGTGGGCCGCCCTGCAAGGAGGAGGATGA
- the hppD gene encoding 4-hydroxyphenylpyruvate dioxygenase, with the protein MGPFPHDAPAATISADNPMGTDGFEFVEYAHPKPEELHALFALMGYAPVARHKARKITVYRQGDINYLVNEEPGTHGHGFVAAHGPCAPSMAFRVVDAKLAYERALSLGAEAADISSAQKTLDVPAIKGIGGSVLYFVDRYGAKGSAYDIEFEWLGAKDPRPAGAGLYYIDHLTHNVHRGRMDVWTGFYEKLFNFRQIRFFDIEGRASGLFSRALTSPDGKIRIPINEDAGDSGQIEEYLNIYRGEGIQHIACGARDIYATVETLRDAGLPFMPSPPDTYFEKIDARLPRHGEDVARLQRDGILIDGEGVVDGDQTKVLLQIFSANAIGPIFFEFIQRKGDDGFGEGNFKALFESIEEDQIRRGVLKVDDAA; encoded by the coding sequence ATGGGTCCGTTTCCGCATGACGCGCCGGCTGCCACCATCAGCGCCGACAATCCGATGGGCACCGATGGGTTTGAGTTCGTCGAATACGCCCACCCGAAGCCTGAGGAGCTGCACGCGCTGTTCGCGCTGATGGGTTATGCGCCGGTCGCCCGTCACAAGGCCAGGAAGATCACGGTGTATCGCCAGGGCGACATCAATTACCTCGTCAACGAGGAGCCCGGCACCCACGGCCATGGCTTCGTCGCCGCGCATGGGCCCTGCGCGCCGTCGATGGCGTTTCGCGTGGTCGATGCGAAGCTGGCCTATGAGCGCGCACTGTCGCTCGGTGCGGAGGCCGCTGATATTTCTTCCGCGCAGAAGACGCTCGACGTGCCCGCCATCAAGGGTATCGGCGGCAGCGTGCTTTATTTCGTCGATCGCTACGGCGCCAAGGGCTCAGCCTACGACATCGAGTTCGAATGGCTTGGCGCGAAGGACCCGCGTCCCGCGGGCGCCGGGCTCTATTACATTGATCACCTCACCCACAACGTCCATCGCGGCCGCATGGATGTGTGGACCGGCTTCTATGAGAAGCTGTTCAACTTCCGCCAGATCCGCTTCTTCGACATCGAGGGCCGTGCGTCCGGTCTGTTCTCCCGCGCTCTGACCAGCCCGGACGGCAAGATCCGGATTCCGATCAACGAGGACGCCGGCGATTCCGGGCAGATCGAGGAGTATCTCAACATCTATCGCGGCGAGGGCATTCAGCACATCGCCTGCGGCGCGCGGGATATCTACGCTACCGTCGAGACGCTGCGCGACGCCGGCTTGCCGTTCATGCCGTCGCCGCCCGATACCTACTTTGAGAAGATCGACGCGCGGCTGCCGCGGCATGGCGAGGACGTCGCCCGTCTCCAGCGCGACGGCATTCTCATTGACGGCGAGGGCGTCGTCGATGGCGACCAGACAAAAGTGCTGCTGCAGATCTTTTCGGCGAACGCGATCGGGCCGATCTTCTTCGAGTTCATCCAGCGCAAGGGCGACGACGGGTTCGGCGAGGGCAATTTCAAGGCGCTGTTCGAATCGATCGAGGAAGATCAGATTCGAAGAGGTGTGCTGAAGGTAGATGACGCGGCGTAA
- a CDS encoding FAD-dependent oxidoreductase encodes MAQTNTQFGYRRHPDQDRAGPNPAEHAVVVVGAGPVGLSLAIDLAQRGQSVVLLDDADRIGEGSRAICFSKRSLEFWDRLGIGQRMVDKGVVWSVGKIFHGEQLLYQFNLLPEQGHKRPAFINLQQFYAEAYLVDRVGELPAIDLRWRNKVTGLDPRNDHVALTIQTPDGPYRLNAQYVIACDGARSSLRQMVGAEFEGQVFEDQFLIADVKMTAAFPTERWFWFDPPFHAGRSALLHKQPDDIWRIDLQLNRFADPAVEKLPENVRPRIARMLGHDKFDFEWISLYKFQCRRMNKFIHGRVIFAGDAAHQVSPFGARGANSGLEDAENIAWKLDRVLRGTSPEALLESYHTERSAAADENIRESTRSTDFMAPVTAQEARLRKAVLSLAKESEFGKRMVNGGRLSTPSIYATPLSTADGDSWRGGPQPGASMQDAPVAAANGEPMFLTDAFIKSGTRFTLLEFGNGAAAEIPEGVGVIRIGGDGGLTDAAGLAAARYDAEPGSAYLLRPDGYVAARFRKPSRSAVDAALSRASGLN; translated from the coding sequence ATGGCGCAGACTAATACCCAGTTCGGCTATCGCCGCCACCCCGATCAGGACCGGGCGGGGCCAAATCCGGCCGAACACGCCGTCGTCGTGGTCGGCGCGGGTCCCGTGGGGCTGTCGCTGGCGATCGATCTGGCGCAGCGCGGGCAATCCGTCGTGCTGCTCGACGATGCCGACCGGATCGGCGAGGGCTCGCGGGCGATTTGCTTCTCAAAACGCTCGCTCGAATTCTGGGACCGGCTCGGCATCGGCCAGCGCATGGTCGACAAGGGCGTGGTGTGGAGCGTCGGCAAGATCTTTCATGGTGAGCAGTTGCTCTACCAGTTCAATCTGCTGCCCGAGCAGGGGCACAAGCGGCCGGCTTTTATCAACCTGCAGCAATTCTATGCCGAGGCCTATCTGGTCGACCGCGTCGGCGAGCTTCCAGCAATCGACCTGCGCTGGCGCAACAAGGTGACGGGGCTCGATCCGCGCAACGACCACGTGGCTTTGACGATCCAGACGCCTGATGGTCCGTATCGGCTGAATGCGCAGTATGTCATCGCCTGCGACGGCGCGCGCTCGTCGCTGCGACAGATGGTGGGTGCGGAATTTGAGGGCCAGGTGTTCGAGGACCAGTTCCTGATCGCCGACGTCAAGATGACAGCCGCGTTTCCGACCGAGCGCTGGTTCTGGTTCGATCCGCCGTTCCACGCCGGGCGCTCCGCGCTGTTGCACAAGCAGCCCGACGACATCTGGCGGATTGATCTGCAACTCAATCGTTTTGCCGATCCCGCTGTCGAAAAACTGCCGGAGAACGTGCGGCCGCGCATCGCGCGCATGCTTGGGCACGACAAGTTCGATTTCGAATGGATCTCGCTGTACAAATTCCAGTGCCGGCGGATGAACAAGTTCATCCATGGCCGGGTGATTTTTGCCGGCGATGCCGCGCACCAGGTCTCGCCGTTCGGCGCCCGCGGCGCCAATTCGGGCCTCGAAGACGCCGAAAATATTGCGTGGAAGCTCGATCGCGTGCTGCGGGGAACATCGCCCGAGGCGCTGCTCGAGAGCTATCACACCGAGCGCAGCGCTGCCGCCGACGAGAACATCCGCGAGTCCACGCGCTCGACCGACTTCATGGCGCCGGTGACAGCGCAGGAGGCGCGGCTGCGCAAGGCGGTGCTGTCGCTCGCCAAGGAAAGCGAATTCGGCAAGCGCATGGTGAACGGGGGGCGTCTCTCGACGCCATCGATCTACGCGACACCGCTCTCGACCGCCGACGGCGATTCCTGGCGCGGCGGCCCGCAACCCGGGGCCTCGATGCAGGATGCGCCGGTCGCCGCCGCAAACGGTGAGCCGATGTTCCTGACGGATGCCTTCATCAAGAGTGGAACGCGGTTCACACTGCTGGAGTTTGGCAATGGTGCGGCTGCGGAAATACCGGAAGGGGTGGGCGTCATCCGCATTGGCGGCGATGGCGGCTTGACCGATGCCGCGGGCCTTGCTGCGGCGCGTTACGATGCCGAACCGGGCTCTGCCTATTTGCTGCGGCCTGATGGCTACGTCGCGGCGCGTTTCCGCAAGCCGTCACGATCGGCAGTCGATGCGGCGCTGTCGCGCGCGTCCGGCCTGAACTGA
- a CDS encoding Lrp/AsnC family transcriptional regulator, whose amino-acid sequence MISVDAFDLKMLAALQDDGRLTNQQLADLVGLSASQCSRRRMRLEEEKVIAGYHADLAGEALGFNLIAFVHITLATHSPDNAKKFRALVNRVDDIQEAYSLTGDADYVLKVVLRDLKDLSGLVNDVLMPHQSVAHVRSSIVLDRLKESARLPLKS is encoded by the coding sequence ATGATCTCCGTAGACGCCTTCGACCTCAAAATGCTCGCCGCGCTGCAGGACGATGGCCGGCTGACCAACCAGCAGCTCGCCGACCTCGTCGGCCTGTCGGCCTCGCAGTGCTCGCGGCGGCGGATGCGGCTGGAGGAAGAGAAGGTGATCGCGGGCTACCACGCCGATCTCGCCGGCGAAGCGCTCGGCTTCAACCTGATCGCCTTCGTCCACATTACGCTGGCGACGCATTCGCCCGACAACGCCAAGAAATTCCGCGCGCTGGTCAACCGCGTCGACGACATCCAGGAGGCCTACTCGCTGACCGGCGACGCCGATTACGTGCTGAAGGTCGTGCTGCGCGACCTGAAGGACCTCTCCGGCCTCGTCAACGACGTGTTGATGCCGCACCAGAGCGTGGCCCATGTGCGCTCCTCGATCGTGCTGGACCGGCTGAAGGAGAGCGCGAGGTTGCCGCTGAAGTCCTGA
- a CDS encoding MarR family transcriptional regulator gives MATGPRDESASKKDARLDLFEFVPFRLNRLAAEVSSALSAEYAVRYGLDIPEWRVLATLGFRHDACSAQYIAQCTRTHKSTISRAVTSLMKRQIVERVENEDDRREFRLRLTRKGATLYEELIPRLLRREQEILSCLSAQERRDFARLLGKIEQSLDLVQTSEEADAKEAY, from the coding sequence GTGGCCACCGGTCCGCGTGACGAAAGCGCGTCGAAGAAGGACGCCAGGCTGGATCTCTTTGAGTTCGTCCCGTTCCGGCTGAACCGGCTCGCGGCCGAGGTCAGTTCGGCGCTGTCGGCGGAGTATGCGGTCCGCTACGGGCTCGATATTCCGGAATGGCGCGTGCTGGCGACGCTCGGCTTCCGCCACGATGCCTGCAGCGCGCAGTACATCGCCCAGTGCACCCGCACCCACAAATCCACCATCAGCCGCGCGGTCACGTCGCTGATGAAGCGGCAGATTGTCGAGCGCGTCGAGAACGAGGACGACCGCCGCGAATTCCGGCTGCGCCTGACGCGCAAGGGCGCAACGCTCTACGAGGAACTGATCCCGCGCTTGTTGCGCAGGGAGCAGGAGATATTGTCATGCCTCTCCGCGCAGGAGCGGCGCGATTTCGCGCGGCTGCTGGGCAAGATCGAGCAGAGCCTCGATCTGGTGCAGACCAGCGAAGAGGCGGACGCGAAGGAAGCCTACTGA
- the fahA gene encoding fumarylacetoacetase: MPHPNDPSLRSFIPVDATSHFPIQNLPYGVFSAKDGLAPRVGVAIGDYVLDLWQLAQDCRFDVVEPAVFAAPQLNPFMALGPKVWSNTRARISELLRQDHPELRDNESLRKRALVPMADVKLHMPFAVSGYTDFYSSREHATNVGVMFRGKDNALQPNWLHMPIGYNGRASTVVVSGTPVRRPRGQLKPPSAEVPSFGPCKRLDFELEMGVIVGQPSVMGEMLTEKQAEEMIFGFVILNDWSARDIQQWEYVPLGPFQAKVFATSISPWLVTREALEPFRLHGPAQDPKPLPYLQQVQPNNYDMALEVGLRATQMNAPQNISRTNFKYMYWSSVQQLVHHASSGCAMNVGDLLGSGTISGPEKDQRGSLLEISWNGTEPVELAAGVKRTFLEDGDSLVMRGWCQGDGYRVGFGEVEGTILAAE, encoded by the coding sequence ATGCCCCATCCCAACGATCCCTCGCTCCGCTCCTTCATTCCCGTCGACGCCACGTCTCATTTCCCGATCCAGAATCTCCCCTACGGCGTATTCTCCGCCAAGGACGGGCTCGCCCCGCGCGTCGGCGTCGCGATCGGCGATTACGTGCTCGATCTCTGGCAGCTCGCGCAGGACTGCCGCTTCGATGTCGTCGAGCCGGCGGTGTTCGCAGCACCTCAACTCAATCCGTTCATGGCGCTGGGACCAAAAGTCTGGTCGAACACGCGCGCGCGGATCAGCGAGCTTCTGCGGCAGGATCATCCGGAACTGCGCGACAATGAGAGCTTGCGCAAGCGCGCGCTGGTGCCGATGGCTGACGTCAAGCTGCACATGCCGTTCGCCGTCTCCGGCTATACCGATTTCTATTCATCCAGGGAGCACGCCACCAATGTCGGCGTGATGTTCCGCGGCAAGGACAACGCGCTGCAGCCGAACTGGCTGCATATGCCGATCGGCTACAACGGCCGCGCGTCGACCGTCGTGGTCAGCGGCACGCCGGTGCGCCGTCCGCGCGGACAGTTGAAGCCGCCGAGCGCCGAGGTCCCGAGTTTCGGGCCATGCAAGCGGCTCGATTTCGAGCTGGAAATGGGCGTGATCGTCGGCCAGCCGTCGGTGATGGGCGAAATGCTGACTGAGAAGCAGGCGGAAGAGATGATCTTCGGCTTCGTGATCCTGAACGACTGGAGCGCGCGCGACATCCAGCAGTGGGAGTATGTGCCGCTCGGCCCGTTCCAGGCCAAGGTGTTCGCGACATCGATCAGCCCATGGCTGGTGACGCGCGAGGCGCTGGAGCCATTTCGATTGCACGGTCCCGCGCAGGATCCAAAACCGCTGCCGTATCTTCAGCAGGTGCAGCCGAACAATTACGACATGGCGCTCGAGGTCGGCCTGCGCGCGACGCAGATGAATGCGCCCCAAAACATCAGCCGCACCAATTTCAAATACATGTACTGGTCGTCGGTGCAGCAGCTCGTGCACCATGCTTCAAGCGGCTGCGCCATGAATGTCGGCGATCTCTTAGGGAGCGGCACCATCTCGGGTCCGGAAAAGGATCAGCGCGGCAGCCTGCTTGAAATAAGCTGGAACGGCACCGAACCGGTGGAGTTGGCCGCGGGCGTGAAACGGACGTTCCTGGAGGACGGGGATTCGCTCGTGATGCGCGGCTGGTGCCAGGGCGACGGCTACCGCGTCGGCTTTGGCGAGGTCGAGGGGACGATTTTGGCGGCGGAGTGA
- a CDS encoding CaiB/BaiF CoA-transferase family protein, which yields MLDKPAAQSATRTSGPLAGFRIVEFAGIGPGPFACMLLADMGAEVVTLDRVGAGKNLKAVAVRGRKVIELDLKDKAAIAQVLDLLAGADALIEGFRPGVMERLGLGPDVVLARNPKLVYGRMTGWGQEGPLANAAGHDINYISITGALAAIGTKEKPVPPLNLVGDFGGGALYLVVGVLAAMLEASKSGKGQVVDTAMCDGAASLMSMFFDMSAMGRWTEGRDQNFLDGGAHFYGVYECSCGNFISIGSIEPQFYALLRKHAGLTDADFDAQMDRKAWPALKDKLTKVFKSKTREDWCKIMEGTDICFAPILTMAEAPKHPHMAARKVFVERHGVTQPAPAPRFSRTPSAIREPVSADIGELTSAWKAGR from the coding sequence GTGCTCGACAAACCAGCCGCCCAATCCGCTACCCGCACCTCCGGCCCGCTCGCCGGTTTCCGCATCGTCGAATTCGCCGGCATCGGCCCGGGCCCGTTCGCCTGCATGCTCCTGGCGGATATGGGCGCAGAGGTCGTTACGCTTGACCGCGTCGGCGCCGGCAAGAACCTGAAGGCCGTCGCGGTACGCGGCCGCAAGGTCATCGAGCTTGATCTGAAGGATAAAGCTGCCATCGCGCAGGTCCTCGACCTGCTTGCCGGTGCGGACGCACTGATCGAAGGTTTCCGCCCCGGCGTGATGGAACGTCTCGGCCTCGGCCCGGACGTCGTGCTCGCGCGCAATCCAAAGCTGGTCTATGGCCGCATGACCGGTTGGGGTCAGGAAGGCCCGCTTGCTAACGCCGCCGGTCACGACATCAACTACATCTCGATCACCGGCGCGCTTGCTGCGATCGGGACGAAGGAAAAGCCGGTGCCGCCGCTCAACCTCGTCGGCGATTTCGGCGGTGGAGCGCTCTACCTCGTGGTCGGCGTGCTTGCCGCCATGCTTGAAGCCTCGAAGTCGGGCAAGGGCCAGGTAGTGGACACCGCGATGTGCGACGGCGCGGCATCGCTGATGTCGATGTTCTTCGACATGAGCGCGATGGGGCGCTGGACCGAGGGCCGCGACCAGAACTTTCTCGATGGCGGTGCGCATTTCTATGGCGTCTATGAATGCTCCTGCGGCAACTTCATCTCGATCGGCTCGATCGAACCACAATTCTACGCGCTGCTTCGCAAACATGCCGGCCTGACCGACGCCGATTTCGACGCGCAGATGGACCGCAAGGCCTGGCCGGCGCTGAAGGACAAGCTGACAAAGGTGTTCAAGAGCAAGACCCGCGAGGACTGGTGCAAGATCATGGAAGGCACCGACATCTGCTTCGCACCGATCCTGACCATGGCGGAAGCGCCGAAGCACCCGCACATGGCGGCGCGCAAGGTGTTCGTCGAGCGCCATGGCGTGACCCAACCCGCGCCCGCGCCACGCTTCTCACGGACGCCGTCGGCTATCCGCGAGCCGGTGTCGGCGGATATCGGCGAACTGACGAGCGCGTGGAAGGCGGGAAGGTAA
- a CDS encoding DUF1272 domain-containing protein, with product MALQLRPNCEYCDKDLPPNAVDARICSYECTFCADCVDNKLHNVCPNCGGGFVPRPIRPATERRPGVCVTKQLPSDKRVHLKYSVEDVAAHSARLRDVPPQDR from the coding sequence ATGGCGCTGCAACTCCGCCCGAACTGCGAATATTGCGACAAGGACCTGCCGCCGAACGCTGTGGACGCGCGGATCTGTTCCTACGAGTGCACGTTCTGTGCGGATTGCGTGGACAACAAGCTGCATAATGTCTGCCCGAACTGCGGCGGCGGTTTTGTGCCGCGGCCGATCCGGCCCGCCACCGAGCGGCGGCCGGGGGTGTGCGTCACCAAGCAGTTGCCATCGGACAAGCGGGTGCATCTGAAGTACAGCGTCGAGGACGTCGCCGCTCACTCGGCGCGGCTGCGGGATGTTCCGCCGCAGGATCGTTGA
- the hmgA gene encoding homogentisate 1,2-dioxygenase yields the protein MNINTSPDQMVRGTGQLTPGYMSGFGNSFETEALSGALPMGRNSPQRCAYGLYAEQLSGSPFTAPRGSNERSWLYRIRPSVKHSGRFAKADTGLWRTAPCHEYELPIAQLRWDPAPIPGEDMTFLQGVQTMTTAGDANTQAGMAAHVYLITKSMVDQHFYNADGEMMFVAQQGNLRLVTEFGRIDIEPGEIAVIPRGVKFRVEIPSGPARGYLCENYGGAFKLPERGPIGANCLANSRDFLTPVAAYEDKDTPTELYVKWGGSLFKTTLPHSPIDVVAWHGNYAPYKYDLRTFSPVGAIGFDHPDPSIFTVLTSPSETAGTANIDFVIFPERWAVAENTFRPPWYHMNIMSEFMGLIYGVYDAKPEGFVPGGISLHNMMLPHGPDRQAFDHASNGELKPVKLTGTMAFMFETRYPQRVTAHAAKSGTLQGDYADCWKGLEKRFDPTKP from the coding sequence ATGAATATCAACACCTCGCCTGATCAGATGGTTCGAGGCACCGGGCAATTGACGCCGGGCTACATGTCCGGCTTCGGCAACAGTTTTGAGACCGAGGCGTTGTCCGGCGCGCTGCCGATGGGGCGCAACTCGCCGCAGCGCTGCGCCTACGGGCTCTATGCCGAGCAGCTTTCCGGCTCGCCGTTCACCGCGCCGCGCGGCAGCAATGAGCGCTCATGGCTTTATCGGATTCGCCCATCGGTGAAGCATTCAGGGCGCTTTGCCAAAGCCGATACCGGGCTGTGGCGCACCGCGCCATGCCACGAATATGAACTGCCGATCGCACAGCTGCGCTGGGACCCGGCGCCGATCCCTGGGGAGGACATGACCTTCCTGCAGGGCGTGCAGACCATGACCACGGCGGGCGATGCCAACACCCAGGCCGGCATGGCGGCGCATGTCTATCTCATCACGAAGTCGATGGTCGATCAGCACTTCTACAATGCCGACGGCGAGATGATGTTCGTGGCCCAGCAGGGCAATCTGCGTCTTGTCACCGAATTCGGCCGTATCGACATTGAACCCGGCGAGATCGCGGTGATCCCGCGCGGCGTGAAATTCCGCGTCGAGATTCCGTCAGGACCCGCGCGTGGCTATCTCTGCGAGAATTATGGCGGCGCCTTCAAGCTGCCCGAACGGGGGCCGATCGGCGCCAACTGCCTCGCCAATTCGCGCGACTTCCTCACGCCCGTAGCGGCTTACGAGGACAAGGACACGCCGACCGAACTCTACGTGAAATGGGGCGGCTCGCTGTTCAAGACGACCTTGCCGCATTCGCCGATCGACGTGGTGGCGTGGCACGGCAATTATGCGCCCTACAAATACGATCTGCGCACGTTCTCGCCGGTCGGCGCCATCGGCTTCGACCATCCCGATCCCTCGATCTTCACGGTGCTGACCTCGCCGTCGGAGACCGCGGGTACCGCCAACATCGACTTCGTGATTTTCCCGGAACGCTGGGCGGTCGCCGAAAACACTTTCCGTCCGCCATGGTATCACATGAACATCATGTCGGAGTTCATGGGGCTGATCTACGGCGTCTACGACGCCAAGCCGGAAGGTTTTGTCCCCGGCGGTATCAGCCTGCACAACATGATGCTGCCGCATGGCCCGGATCGCCAGGCGTTCGATCACGCCAGCAATGGCGAGTTGAAGCCGGTGAAGCTGACTGGCACCATGGCCTTCATGTTCGAGACGCGATACCCGCAGCGCGTCACCGCGCATGCGGCGAAGTCGGGGACCTTGCAGGGTGACTACGCCGATTGCTGGAAGGGCTTGGAGAAGCGGTTCGATCCGACCAAGCCGTGA
- a CDS encoding DUF2783 domain-containing protein, whose product MALSTSSNFAKPDDAFRAVVEAHRGLSEAQSADLDAALVLVLANHIGDLDVLNEAIALAKRRMLDASQQQQQQQQQ is encoded by the coding sequence ATGGCGCTGTCGACCAGTTCGAATTTTGCCAAGCCTGACGACGCATTTCGCGCCGTCGTCGAGGCGCATCGCGGACTGAGCGAGGCGCAAAGCGCCGATCTCGACGCGGCGCTGGTTCTGGTGCTGGCCAACCACATCGGCGACCTCGATGTGCTGAACGAGGCCATCGCCCTTGCCAAGCGGCGGATGCTCGATGCGAGCCAGCAACAGCAGCAACAACAGCAGCAATAA
- a CDS encoding xanthine dehydrogenase family protein subunit M, with translation MYQTTYHRPSSVDEAAAAFAKGSDSKYLAGGHTLIPVMKQRLASPSDVIDLGKIKELIGIEPSGDGIVIKAATTHYDVTSSDTVKKAIPALAYLASLIGDPAVRHRGTIGGSLANNDPAADYPAAVLALGATVKTNKRSISADDFFKGLFTTALDDGEIITAVSFPVQAKAGYAKFNHPASRFALTGVFVAKTPGGDVRVAATGASQNGVMRVSAIEAALKANWSAGAIDGVKISADGLMSDIHGTSDYRANLIKVMAQRAVTAAG, from the coding sequence ATGTACCAGACAACCTATCATCGCCCCTCTTCGGTTGACGAAGCAGCGGCCGCGTTCGCCAAGGGTTCGGACTCGAAATACCTGGCCGGCGGCCACACGCTGATCCCCGTGATGAAGCAGCGGCTGGCCTCGCCATCCGACGTCATCGATCTCGGCAAGATCAAGGAGCTGATTGGCATCGAGCCAAGCGGTGACGGAATAGTAATCAAGGCGGCGACGACCCATTACGACGTCACCTCCAGCGATACCGTGAAAAAGGCAATCCCGGCGCTGGCCTACCTCGCCTCGCTGATCGGCGACCCGGCCGTGCGACATCGCGGCACCATCGGCGGCTCGCTCGCCAACAACGATCCCGCGGCCGACTATCCGGCGGCGGTGCTGGCGCTCGGCGCCACCGTGAAGACCAACAAGCGTTCGATATCGGCGGATGATTTCTTCAAGGGCCTGTTCACCACGGCGCTCGACGACGGCGAAATCATCACCGCCGTGTCGTTCCCGGTTCAGGCCAAAGCGGGCTACGCCAAGTTCAACCACCCGGCGTCGCGCTTCGCCCTGACCGGCGTGTTCGTCGCCAAAACCCCGGGAGGTGACGTCCGCGTCGCAGCCACGGGCGCATCGCAAAACGGCGTAATGCGGGTGTCCGCGATCGAGGCGGCGCTGAAGGCGAACTGGTCGGCAGGCGCGATCGACGGCGTCAAGATTTCCGCCGATGGCTTGATGAGCGATATTCACGGAACATCGGACTATCGCGCCAACCTGATCAAGGTCATGGCGCAGCGCGCGGTGACCGCCGCGGGCTAG